A window of the Dyadobacter pollutisoli genome harbors these coding sequences:
- a CDS encoding ParA family protein, with product MGKVIAIANQKGGVGKTTTAINLAASLAALEFRTLIIDADPQANSTSGLGFNPQEMENSIYECMVEQAKTADIILETDFPYLHLLPSHIDLVGAEIEMINLKNREHRMKDAIAEVREDYDFIVIDCSPSLGLITINSLTAADSVIIPVQCEYFALEGLGKLLNTITIIQSRLNTGLVIEGILLTMYDLRLRLSNQVVNEVTNHFESLVFNTIIPRNVRISEAPSFGIPVMAQDADSKGAVSYLNLAREILSKNGLLSSDKQLGVN from the coding sequence ATGGGCAAAGTAATTGCAATTGCAAACCAAAAGGGAGGAGTAGGGAAAACCACCACTGCTATTAACCTGGCCGCTAGTTTAGCTGCGCTAGAGTTCCGGACGCTGATCATTGACGCTGACCCTCAGGCAAATTCCACTTCGGGGCTGGGATTTAACCCCCAGGAAATGGAAAATAGTATTTACGAATGCATGGTTGAGCAGGCAAAAACGGCCGATATTATACTTGAAACCGATTTTCCTTACCTGCATTTATTACCCTCGCACATTGATCTGGTAGGAGCGGAAATTGAGATGATTAATCTTAAAAACCGTGAACACAGGATGAAGGATGCCATTGCGGAAGTGCGCGAAGACTACGATTTTATCGTCATCGACTGCTCTCCGTCATTGGGTCTGATCACGATTAACAGCCTGACGGCAGCGGATTCGGTGATCATTCCGGTGCAATGCGAGTATTTCGCGCTGGAAGGTTTGGGTAAGTTATTGAATACAATTACAATCATTCAATCCCGCCTGAACACCGGGCTGGTCATTGAAGGCATACTGTTAACCATGTATGATTTGCGCCTGCGTTTATCCAATCAGGTTGTAAATGAGGTTACTAACCACTTTGAGTCACTCGTTTTTAATACCATTATCCCTCGTAACGTACGTATCAGTGAAGCGCCAAGTTTTGGAATTCCAGTGATGGCACAGGATGCAGATAGCAAAGGTGCTGTCAGCTATTTGAATCTGGCAAGAGAAATTCTCAGTAAAAATGGTTTGCTATCTTCCGATAAACAGCTGGGAGTGAACTGA
- a CDS encoding ParB/RepB/Spo0J family partition protein has translation MENSSKTKKMTGLGRGLGALLQDSEKMNPPRASARLAPTEVVGSMNDIDVNNIEANPYQPRTKFDQESLQELADSIRVQGIIQPITVRQLGDDSYQLISGERRLQASRSLGLTTIPAYVRTANDQQMLEMALIENIQRENLNSIEIALSYQRLILECNLKQEELGVRVGKNRTTVNNYIRLLKLPPVIQAALRDNQISMGHARAIITINSDQSQLKIFNKIIEEGWSVRKVEEEVRKLGMMSDISFGTKKPATINQEIKSLQFQLSSFFGAKVSVKSNEEHKGEIKIPFTSQDELKKILDTLKFK, from the coding sequence ATGGAGAACAGCAGTAAGACAAAGAAAATGACCGGGTTGGGAAGAGGATTGGGAGCTCTTCTGCAGGATTCGGAAAAAATGAACCCGCCCCGGGCTAGTGCCCGTCTCGCTCCGACAGAGGTTGTGGGCTCGATGAACGACATTGATGTAAACAACATTGAAGCCAATCCGTACCAGCCGCGAACCAAGTTTGATCAGGAATCATTGCAGGAACTGGCGGATTCTATTCGTGTGCAAGGCATCATTCAGCCGATCACCGTTAGGCAACTTGGAGACGATTCCTACCAGCTTATCTCAGGTGAACGCCGTTTGCAGGCTTCCCGCTCATTGGGGCTCACCACCATACCTGCTTACGTAAGGACTGCCAATGATCAGCAAATGCTGGAAATGGCCCTTATTGAAAACATCCAGCGCGAAAATCTTAATTCCATAGAAATTGCCCTGAGCTACCAGCGGCTGATTCTGGAATGTAACCTGAAACAGGAAGAGCTGGGCGTAAGAGTCGGAAAGAACCGCACTACCGTCAATAACTATATCAGACTATTGAAATTGCCACCCGTGATCCAGGCCGCGCTTCGCGACAACCAGATCAGTATGGGGCATGCCCGGGCCATTATTACTATTAATAGTGACCAAAGCCAGCTTAAAATTTTCAATAAAATTATTGAAGAAGGTTGGTCTGTCAGAAAGGTGGAAGAGGAGGTAAGAAAGCTGGGGATGATGAGTGATATCTCTTTCGGTACCAAAAAACCGGCAACAATTAATCAGGAAATAAAGTCGTTACAGTTTCAATTATCGTCCTTTTTCGGAGCCAAGGTTTCTGTAAAAAGCAATGAGGAGCACAAGGGTGAAATTAAGATCCCTTTTACCTCTCAGGACGAATTGAAAAAGATTTTGGACACTTTGAAATTCAAATAG
- a CDS encoding DUF5683 domain-containing protein, whose product MKNWFWLGVILLFSEGLAAQTATKRDTIKIGKETVITGDTLIVTGSDSLKNVKDTDGKKKFMPVPKTATRLALIPGMGQIYNRDYWKLPIVYIAFGGGLYTYYLNSLKYHDYLSAYKDFYDLDKNSPTYGQIKKGLTADSTKIVRVRNTLNTSSQYLPATRDRIAKGKNYWRRNRGFALIVTGLIYTLSIIEANVAAHLKTFDLSEDLSLRIEPKLHQPSMTTPTPGLRLVFNLK is encoded by the coding sequence TTGAAAAACTGGTTTTGGCTTGGGGTTATTTTGCTATTTTCGGAGGGGCTTGCAGCCCAAACAGCAACAAAAAGGGATACTATAAAGATCGGTAAGGAGACCGTAATTACAGGTGATACCCTGATTGTAACCGGGTCAGATTCGTTAAAAAATGTTAAAGACACCGACGGGAAGAAGAAATTTATGCCCGTTCCGAAAACAGCAACCAGACTGGCTCTGATCCCCGGAATGGGGCAGATTTATAACCGGGATTACTGGAAGCTGCCCATTGTTTACATTGCATTTGGTGGCGGGTTGTATACCTATTATCTGAACTCGCTTAAATACCATGACTATCTCAGCGCTTATAAAGACTTTTATGACCTGGATAAGAATAGCCCAACATATGGGCAGATCAAGAAAGGTTTGACGGCTGATTCTACCAAAATTGTCAGGGTTAGAAATACGCTGAATACCAGTAGCCAGTATTTACCAGCCACCAGGGACAGGATCGCGAAGGGGAAAAATTATTGGAGGAGAAACAGGGGATTTGCTTTAATTGTAACAGGACTGATTTACACGCTTTCGATCATTGAGGCCAATGTAGCGGCGCATTTAAAGACATTTGACCTCTCCGAAGACCTGAGTCTGAGAATAGAACCCAAATTGCATCAACCGTCGATGACTACGCCGACGCCCGGTTTAAGGCTCGTTTTTAATTTAAAGTAA
- the dapB gene encoding 4-hydroxy-tetrahydrodipicolinate reductase: MRILLLGYGKMGKTIEQIALDRGHSIVGKIDIQNRADMDKLKSTDVDVAIEFSSPEAAYDNITYCLKKGWPVVSGTTGWLEHRTEIENLCKEQSGAFFYASNYSIGVNLFFRLSRQLARLMNGQEYQASMTEIHHIHKLDAPSGTAITLAEGMIAEQEGLTGWKLAPDDEEGFVQILAKREGEVPGTHVVRYESEVDTIEISHTAHSRKGFALGAVVSAEWLPGRYGVFGMNDLLKNLD; encoded by the coding sequence ATGAGAATATTATTACTCGGGTATGGCAAGATGGGAAAAACGATTGAACAAATTGCCCTGGACAGGGGACATTCGATCGTTGGAAAAATAGATATACAGAACCGCGCCGATATGGACAAGCTCAAATCCACGGATGTGGATGTAGCCATCGAGTTCAGCTCGCCGGAAGCAGCATACGATAACATTACCTATTGCTTAAAGAAAGGCTGGCCGGTAGTAAGTGGCACCACAGGCTGGCTGGAACACCGCACCGAGATTGAAAACCTGTGCAAAGAGCAATCAGGCGCTTTCTTTTACGCTTCGAATTATAGTATTGGGGTGAACTTGTTTTTCCGCCTGAGCCGGCAGCTTGCGCGCCTGATGAATGGGCAGGAATACCAGGCTTCGATGACCGAAATCCATCATATTCATAAACTGGACGCACCCAGCGGTACTGCTATCACACTCGCAGAAGGCATGATTGCTGAGCAGGAAGGTCTCACAGGTTGGAAGCTGGCTCCCGATGACGAAGAAGGTTTTGTGCAGATTCTGGCAAAACGTGAGGGAGAAGTGCCCGGCACACATGTCGTGCGCTACGAATCAGAAGTCGACACCATTGAAATTTCACATACTGCACACAGCCGCAAAGGATTTGCACTAGGCGCGGTGGTTTCGGCAGAATGGCTCCCTGGCAGATACGGGGTTTTTGGCATGAATGACCTTCTCAAAAATTTGGATTAA